One window from the genome of Bubalus kerabau isolate K-KA32 ecotype Philippines breed swamp buffalo chromosome 17, PCC_UOA_SB_1v2, whole genome shotgun sequence encodes:
- the LOC129631736 gene encoding zinc finger protein 501-like — MESHLVYATNNHSTQYEYRFEFNSQSYMSESQRFENEGRKSHYDQFERSFSEGSLFSHQETFSPYSNICNVNNNETVFIQLPSFNGYHSTDNAEQPSMCNPTSEALSESSSFNNYNSIYDGARIYPCLEPGSHFDQDSGLMNHQRTLCSENHSDECRNVFYQSSNLITDGNIHIEENNYKFSECGQVSNQSSGLTQHLSIHAKEKHCKWNKCGKVFPQLSNLNRHRKIHTGGKPNQCAECGKTFSKPSSLTQHLTVHTAEKTYKCPECGKAFNQSSNLNRHRRIHTRKKPYKCQNCGKAFNRSARLNQHQRIHTGEKPYKCKECGKAFISCSNLNQHQRIHTGEKPHTCRECGKAFNSGSYLTVHQRIHTGEKPYKCTECNKAFNHQSNFTRHQKIHAGKKLYKCTECGKAFNQNSTLTQHQRIHTGEKPYKCTECGKAFNQSSNLSRHRRIHAGEKPYKCKE; from the coding sequence ATGGAAAGTCATCTAGTCTATGCTACAAATAATCACTCAACCCAGTATGAATATAGATTTGAATTCAACAGTCAGTCATACATGTCTGAGAGCCAGAGAtttgaaaatgaaggaagaaaatctCACTACGATCAGTTTGAGAGATCCTTTAGTGAAGGCTCATTATTTTCCCACCAAGAAACATTTTCTCCCTATTCCAATATCTGTAATGTCAATAATAATGAGACAGTCTTTATCCAGCTGCCGTCATTCAATGGGTATCATAGTACAGATAATGCGGAACAGCCTTCCATGTGTAATCCCACGAGTGAGGCCTTAAGCGAGAGCTCCAGCTTCAATAATTACAACAGTATTTATGATGGAGCCAGAATCTACCCATGCCTTGAACCTGGGAGTCACTTTGACCAAGACTCAGGTCTCATGAATCATCAGAGAACTCTATGTTCAGAGAACCATAGTGATGAATGTAGAAATGTCTTTTATCAAAGCTCAAATCTTATTACAGATGGGAATATACATATTGAAGAGAATAATTACAAATTCAGTGAATGTGGTCAAGTTTCTAACCAGTCATCAGGACTTACTCAACATCTGAGTATTCATGCTAAGGAGAAACATTGCAAGTGGAATAAATGTGGGAAAGTCTTTCCTCAATTATCAAATCTAAATAGACACAGGAAAATCCACACTGGAGGGAAACCTAACCAATGTGCAGAATGTGGCAAAACCTTCAGCAAGCCCTCAAGCCTTACTCAACATCTCACTGTTCATACTGCAGAGAAGACTTACAAATGtccagaatgtggcaaagcctttaatcaGAGCTCAAACCTTAATCGACATAGGCGAATCCATACTAGGAAGAAACCGTATAAATGTCAGAATTGTGGGAAAGCCTTTAACCGAAGTGCAAGACTTAATCAACATCAGCGAATCCATACTGGGGAGAAACCATACAAGTgtaaagaatgtggcaaagctTTTATCAGTTGCTCAAATCTTAATcagcatcagagaattcatactggggaGAAGCCTCACACATGCAGagaatgtgggaaagcctttaaTAGTGGCTCATATCTCACTGtgcatcagcgaattcatactggggagaagccttataaatgtacagaatgtaacAAAGCTTTTAATCACCAGTCAAACTTTACCCGTCATCAGAAAATTCATGCTGGGAAGAAACTAtacaaatgtacagaatgtggcaaagcctttaatcaGAACTCAACACTcactcaacatcagcgaattcatacaggagagaagccttataaatgtacagaatgtggcaaagcctttaatcaGAGTTCAAACCTTAGTCGACATAGACGAATTCATGCTGGGGAGAAACCATACAAATGTAAAGAATGA